The Anaeromusa acidaminophila DSM 3853 DNA window GGAGCGGTGCCGCTTGGGCTGCTATCCTTGTTGCTGGAGCGCAGCGAATGGCGAGAAGCTAAGGAAATGATGGGCCTTACATCGCAATCTCAAATCTTGCTGTTTAGTACGGAAGGGGATACGGATCCTCAGCGTTACCGTGATGTTGTCTGGGACGGCAGCTATTCCAGCGGTCGATAAATTTGAGATAAAAGGGAGACTGTAATTGCCGCCTAAGCAGGGAGAAGTCTTTTATATGGCGAAAATACAAGTAAATACTGTCTAAGGAAGTGAACCGGAAATGGTGAAAATTAGCGGGCAGGCTCAGCGTTTGCGCGTGTATGTGGGAGAGTCGGATCGGTATCAAGGACAGCCTGTATACCATGCCATTGTCGCGAAGGCCAAGGCGCTGGATTTGGCTGGCGCTTCGGTGTTTCGCGGCTTGGAGGGCTTTGGCGCCAATAGCCGGATTCATACATCGCGTTTGGTAGAGCTATCTAGTGATTTGCCGATTGTGGTGGAACTAGTAGATAGCGAAGAATACATCGCCAAGCTGCTGCCATTTTTGGATGAAGCCGTAGGGCAGGGCATGGTAACCTTGGAGAACATCGAAGTGGTTCATTATCGCCACAACGACGGCAAGGAGAAAATACGATGAGCATGGCCTTGGATCTGGCGATTATCGCTTTTGGCGGCGGGATGGGGGCTGTGACGCGGTACTTGGTTACCATTTGGGCGGCGGAGCGTTTTGGCAGCGCTTTTCCCTATGGAACGTTGTTGGTAAATGTGGCCGGTTCCTTTATTATCGGGTTATTTATGACCCTGTTTTTAGAACGATTGGAATTGGATCCGCAATGGCGTTTATTTATATCCGTAGGCTTTCTAGGCGGTCTGACAACCTTTTCTTCCTTTAGCTATGAAACGCTGCGGTTGGTCCAGGAAGGGGCTATGAGTCAGGCCTTCGCCAATGCAGGCAGCAATGTGATCCTTTGCTTGGCATCTACTTGGGCGGGCTTTTTCTGCGCACGTCTGTGGTAGAGGACGGAGAGAATAAGAAGGAGGCGGGACAGATGAGTGAAAGAACAGTAATGGTAACAAAGCAGGCGGAAGTGTTGACCGTGACGTTGCATCGTCCGGAAGCGCTCAATGCGCTTAATGAT harbors:
- a CDS encoding DUF190 domain-containing protein, translated to MVKISGQAQRLRVYVGESDRYQGQPVYHAIVAKAKALDLAGASVFRGLEGFGANSRIHTSRLVELSSDLPIVVELVDSEEYIAKLLPFLDEAVGQGMVTLENIEVVHYRHNDGKEKIR
- the crcB gene encoding fluoride efflux transporter CrcB, with translation MSMALDLAIIAFGGGMGAVTRYLVTIWAAERFGSAFPYGTLLVNVAGSFIIGLFMTLFLERLELDPQWRLFISVGFLGGLTTFSSFSYETLRLVQEGAMSQAFANAGSNVILCLASTWAGFFCARLW